A section of the Equus caballus isolate H_3958 breed thoroughbred chromosome 21, TB-T2T, whole genome shotgun sequence genome encodes:
- the PLK2 gene encoding serine/threonine-protein kinase PLK2, translating to MELLRTITYQPAGGSKMCEQALGKTCGGDSKKKRPQQPPEELQAPQPQAQVQPAAPHHHHHHSHSGAEVSRIIVDPTTGKRYCRGKVLGKGGFAKCYEMTDLTNNKVYAAKIIPHSRVAKPHQREKIDKEIELHRILHHKHVVQFYHYFEDKENIYILLEYCSRRSMAHILKARKVLTEPEVRYYLRQIVSGLKYLHEQEILHRDLKLGNFFINEAMELKVGDFGLAARLEPLEHRRRTICGTPNYLSPEVLNKQGHGCESDIWALGCVMYTMLLGRPPFETTNLKETYRCIREARYTMPSSLLAPAKHLIASMLSKNPEDRPSLDDIIRHEFFLQGFTPDRLSSSCCHTVPDFHLSSPAKNFFKKAAAALFGGKKDKARYIDTQNRASKEDEEIYKLRHDLKKTSITQQPSKHRTDEELPPPTTTVARSGTTAVENKQQIGDAIRMIVRGTLGSCSSSSECLEDSTMGSVADTVARVLRGCLENMPEADCIPKEQLSTSFQWVTKWVDYSNKYGFGYQLSDHTVGVLFNNGAHMSLLPDKKTVHYYAELGQCSVFPATDAPEQFISQVTVLKYFSHYMEENLMDGGDLPSVTDIRRPRLYLLQWLKSDKALMMLFNDGTFQVNFYHDHTKIIICSQNEEYLLTYINEDRISTTFRLTTLLMSGCSSELKNRMEYALNMLLQRCN from the exons ATGGAGCTCTTGCGGACTATCACCTACCAACCGGCCGGCGGGAGCAAGATGTGCGAGCAGGCGCTGGGCAAGACTTGCGGCGGGGACTCGAAGAAGAAGCGGCCGCAGCAGCCCCCCGAGGAGCTCCAGGCGCCGCAGCCCCAGGCGCAGGTGCAGCCGGCGGCCCcgcaccaccatcaccaccactcgCACTCGGGGGCCGAGGTGTCGCGGATTATCGTCGACCCCACGACGGGGAAACGCTACTGCCGGGGCAAAGTGCTGGGAAAG gGTGGCTTCGCGAAATGTTACGAGATGACAGATTTGACCAACAACAAAGTCTATGCTGCAAAAATTATTCCTCACAGCAGAGTAGCTAAACCTCATCAAAGGGAAAAG ATTGACAAAGAAATAGAACTTCACAGGATTCTTCATCATAAGCATGTAGTGCAGTTTTACCACTACTTTGaggacaaagaaaacatttacattcTCTTGGAATACTGCAGTAGAAGG tcCATGGCTCATATCTTGAAAGCAAGGAAGGTGTTGACAGAGCCAGAAGTCCGATACTACCTCAGGCAGATTGTGTCTGGACTAAAGTACCTTCATGAACAAGAAATCTTGCACAGAGATCTCAAACTAG GGAACTTTTTTATTAATGAAGCCATGGAACTGAAAGTCGGGGACTTTGGTTTGGCAGCCAGGTTGGAACCCTTAGAACACAGAAGGAG aaCAATATGTGGTACCCCAAATTATCTTTCTCCTGAAGTCCTCAACAAACAAGGACATGGCTGTGAATCAGACATTTGGGCCTTAGGCTGTGTCAT GTATACAATGTTACTAGGAAGACCCCCATTTGAAACTACAAATCTGAAAGAAACTTACAGGTGCATAAGAGAAGCAAGGTATACAATGCCATCGTCATTGCTGGCTCCTGCTAAGCACCTAATAGCCAGCATGTTGTCTAAAAATCCAGAGGATCGTCCTAGTTTGGATGACATCATTAGACATGAATTTTTTTTGCAG GGCTTCACTCCAGACAGACTTTCTTCTAGCTGTTGTCATACAGTTCCAGATTTCCACTTGTCAAGCCCAGCTAAGAATTTCTTTAAGAAAGCAGCTGCTGCTCTTTTTGGTGGCAAAAAAGACAAAGCAAGATACATTGACACACAAA ACAGAGCATctaaagaagatgaagaaatttaCAAGCTTAGGCATGATTTGAAAAAGACTTCAATAACTCAGCAGCCTAGCAAACACAGGACAGATGAG gaGCTCCCGCCACCTACCACTACAGTGGCCAGATCTGGAACAACCGCAGTGGAAAACAAGCAGCAGATTGGAGATGCTATTCGGATGATAGTCAGAGGGACTCTGGGCAGCTGCAGCAGTAGCAGTGAAT GCCTCGAAGACAGTACCATGGGGAGTGTGGCAGACACAGTGGCACGAGTCCTTCGAGGATGTCTAGAAAACATGCCAGAAGCCGACTGCATCCCCAAAGAGCAGCTGAGCACTTCCTTTCAGTGGGTCACTAAGTGGGTCGACTACTCTAACAAGTATGGCTTTGGATACCAGCTCTCAGACCACACTGTAGGTGTCCTTTTCAACAACGGTGCTCACATGAGCCTCCTTCCAGACAAAAA AACAGTTCACTATTACGCAGAGCTTGGCCAGTGCTCTGTTTTCCCAGCAACAGATGCTCCTGAACAATTCATTAGTCAAGTGACGGTGCTGAAATACTTCTCTCACTACATGGAGGAGAACCTCATGGAT GGTGGAGACCTGCCTAGTGTTACTGATATTCGCAGACCTCGGCTCTACCTCCTTCAGTGGCTAAAATCTGATAAGGCCTTAATGATGCTCTTCAATGATGGCACCTTTCAG GTGAATTTCTACCATGACCATACAAAAATAATCATCTGTAGCCAAAATGAAGAATACCTTCTCACGTACATCAATGAGGACAGGATATCTACAACGTTCAGACTGACAACTCTGCTCATGTCTGGCTGttcatcagaattaaaaaatCGAATGGAATATGCTCTGAACATGCTCTTACAGAGATGTAACTAA